One genomic region from Buteo buteo chromosome 12, bButBut1.hap1.1, whole genome shotgun sequence encodes:
- the KIF25 gene encoding kinesin-like protein KIF25 isoform X2, whose product MYQGLAGRSTNEVLQLYSAHGQQQKLQRSSVVAQLHGAIKRLKQDLKTLRSFALELSKDFQRQSKTYLYQVLTAVQGIQLQNEAMQMFQIKAFDLEQSLQEVTERYEKEKQKRRALHNTLVELRGNIRVHCRIRPLLPFDTAAGHSVSQDRQRNSSEKVAYAADDETVLVKCSRPGHASINKTFQFERVYSPLESQDTVFADVAPLLTSLLDGYNVCIMAYGQTGSGKTYTMLGPQLEENFAYSIEDASELGIIPRATQEVFRLISEKPPGSYWVEVSVVEVYNNEIFDLLAKDSCGKVFGVKRDVVTTREGKSDVPLLTYEAVENASEFLHLVNKGLQLRVRHPTLVHAHSSRSHLVVTLTITTIVSGDNFGTSWEDEQTSQRLNKEVPCTFPQKMRENKSTSSSRASSPAQIEATEKMKQVKTRLQLVDLAGSECVGMSGVTGAALRETSFINRSLSALADVLGAIAEQRSHVPYRNSKLTHLLQDSVGGDAKLLVMLCISPDQKYLTESMQSLGFGTRARQVQRGQVKKKSFPVPSKAK is encoded by the exons AGGCTTAAGCAAGACCTGAAGACCCTCCGTTCATTCGCTCTTGAGCTTTCAAAAGACTTTCAACGTCAAAGCAAGACTTATCTTTACCAAGTTTTGACAGCAGTCCAAGGGATACAGCTGCAAAATGAAGCAATGCAAA TGTTTCAGATAAAAGCTTTTGATCTTGAGCAGTCTCTACAAGAGGTGACGGAGagatatgagaaagaaaagcaaaagaggagAGCTCTCCATAACACCTTAGTT GAGCTGAGAGGAAATATCAGAGTCCACTGCAGGATCCGACCATTACTACCTTTTGATACTGCTGCTGGACATTCAGTATCACAAGATAG gcAAAGAAACTCTTCAGAGAAAGTGGCATATGCAGCTGATGAT gAAACCGTCCTTGTAAAGTGTAGCCGTCCTGGTCATGCATCAATAAACAAGACTTTTCAGTTTGAGAG AGTTTACAGTCCTTTGGAGTCTCAAGACACAGTATTTGCAGATGTGGCTCCTTTGCTAACATCTCTCCTGGATGG GTACAATGTGTGTATCATGGCTTATGGGCAGACTGGAAGTGGGAAGACATACACAATGTTGGGACCACAGTTAGAGGAGAACTTTGCATACTCCATAGAAGATGCATCAGAACTTGGAATTATTCCTCGAGCTACCCAAGAAGTCTTCAG gcttatttcagaaaagccaccaggaagttactgggTTGAGGTTTCTGTTGTAGAAGTGTATAATAATGAAATTTTTGATCTTCTGGCCAAAGATAGTTGTGGAAAAGTATTTGGCGTCAAACGTGATGTTGTCACaaccagagaaggaaagagcGATGTTCCATTGCTTACATATGA GGCTGTTGAAAATGCATCTGAATTTTTGCATCTAGTCAACAAAGGCCTACAGCTGAGAGTCAGGCACCCAACACTGGTGCACGCTCACTCCTCTCGTTCTCATCTGGTAGTTACATTGACCATAACCACAATTGTCTCTGGAGATAACTTTG GTACTTCATGGGAAGATGAACAAACCAGTCAGAGGCTAAATAAAGAGGTTCCCTGCACCTTTCCacaaaaaatgagagagaataAATCGACCTCCTCTTCTAGAGCCTCTTCACCAGCACAAATTGAAGCAactgagaaaatgaagcaagtCAAAACTAGATTGCAGCTGGTGGACCTGGCTGGTAGCGAGTGTGTTG GTATGTCTGGAGTGACAGGTGCAGCACTGCGAGAGACATCATTTATTAACCGCAGCTTGTCTGCCCTAGCAGACGTTCTCGGAGCAATAGCAGAACAGCGATCTCATGTACCGTATCGAAACAGCAAACTTACGCATCTGCTTCAGGACTCCGTAG gAGGTGATGCTAAACTGTTGGTGATGCTGTGCATCTCTCCTGACCAGAAGTACTTAACAGAGTCAATGCAGTCTCTGGGATTTGGAACTCGTGCTCGGCAAGTTCAGAGAGGacaagtcaagaaaaaaagtttcccagTGCCgagtaaagcaaaataa